The following proteins are co-located in the Candidatus Bipolaricaulota bacterium genome:
- a CDS encoding MgtC/SapB family protein, with product MLELSFLVRVLIAAALSGVIGLEREFHGRPAGLRTHLLVGAGAALVVVTFEAVPTILAQSGAWGGTLRVDPGRVAAGIITGIGFLGAGTILRVGDWVRGLTTAASIWYVAGVGITAGEGLYVLAVGGTAIGLTVLGLIDRIEQRIPSAVYHSLSLTVHPEKREEVRRRILNHCRSAGMRAQVVGWEWGKPDGLVTIRIRIRHRGTVDLSEIGEAAAAVPGVERVELSG from the coding sequence ATGCTGGAGCTTTCCTTCCTCGTGCGGGTGTTGATCGCCGCCGCCCTCTCCGGGGTCATCGGGCTCGAACGGGAGTTTCACGGCCGTCCTGCCGGGCTGCGCACCCATCTCCTCGTCGGGGCAGGGGCGGCCCTCGTCGTGGTCACGTTCGAGGCCGTCCCCACGATCCTCGCCCAGTCCGGGGCATGGGGCGGGACGCTCCGCGTCGACCCAGGCCGGGTCGCGGCTGGGATCATCACCGGAATCGGATTCCTCGGCGCGGGTACGATCCTGCGCGTCGGTGATTGGGTGCGCGGCCTCACCACCGCGGCCTCGATCTGGTACGTCGCCGGGGTGGGGATCACTGCCGGGGAAGGGCTGTACGTCCTCGCGGTCGGCGGGACGGCGATTGGGCTCACCGTCCTCGGGCTGATCGACCGGATCGAGCAGCGGATCCCGAGCGCGGTCTATCATTCCCTCTCCCTCACCGTCCACCCGGAGAAACGGGAGGAGGTGCGCAGGAGGATTCTGAACCACTGTCGGAGCGCCGGGATGCGGGCCCAGGTGGTCGGCTGGGAGTGGGGTAAACCGGACGGGCTGGTGACGATCCGAATCAGGATCCGCCATCGCGGCACGGTCGACCTGTCCGAGATCGGGGAAGCGGCGGCCGCCGTCCCCGGAGTGGAGAGGGTCGAGCTCTCCGGCTAG